The proteins below come from a single Triticum aestivum cultivar Chinese Spring chromosome 5D, IWGSC CS RefSeq v2.1, whole genome shotgun sequence genomic window:
- the LOC123123069 gene encoding vegetative cell wall protein gp1, protein MPPPPPWPPASAPPPLHPTSPAAAAAGSASSAARPSAPAQAAPARRPRTPAFPGRALPRARSPVRVRPLVRPRPLPRPPPRPGRALKHADAPAAATALSVRLRPWSLRTALLPPAWLEEAMRFCIPEPAGRAAQRGGAGWLAGGRVRFRARGAEGWRRGAEGWRPGAATRRGVRPQMAGGVARMAGHGGDTAGLSCGKAPGRGGARSRARRRRGGPELREGTGAGRRARPGAAATRRELWEGTGHGERESGRREREGGGSARRKW, encoded by the coding sequence ATGCCGCCTCCACCTCCATGGCCACCTGCTTCTGCTCCGCCTCCTCTCCACCCGACCTCGCCGGCAGCGGCGGCAGCCGGCTCAGCATCTTCGGCCGCTCGCCCGTCCGCGCCCGCCCAGGCCGCGCCCGCTCGCCGGCCGCGCACTCCCGCGTTCCCAGGCCGCGCGCTCCCGCGGGCGCGCTCGCCCGTCCGCGTCCGCCCGCTCGTCCGTCCGCGCCCGCTTCCGCGCCCGCCCCCTCGCCCAGGCCGCGCCCTCAAGCACGCGGACGCCCCAGCTGCCGCGACCGCGTTGTCCGTCCGGCTCCGCCCGTGGAGCCTCCGCACTGCGCTTCTGCCCCCCGCCTGGCTCGAGGAGGCCATGCGCTTCTGCATCCCGGAGCCGGCTGGGCGCGCGGCGCAGAGGGGTGGCGCGGGCTGGCTGGCGGGAGGCCGGGTGCGCTTCCGGGCGCGCGGCGCAGAggggtggcggcgcggcgcggaggggtgGAGGCCGGGCGCGGCGACCCGACGCGGGGTGCGGCCGCAGATGGCTGGCGGTGTGGCGCGCATGGCCGGGCACGGCGGCGACACGGCAGGCCTGAGCTGCGGGAAGGcaccggggcggggcggcgcgcgcaGCCGGGCGCGGCGGCGACGCGGTGGGCCTGAGCTGCGGGAAGGcaccggggcggggcggcgcgcgcggccgggcgcggcggcgacgCGGCGGGAGCTGTGGGAAGGCACCGGGCATGGCGAGAGAGAAAGCggacggagagagagggaaggtGGGGGCTCTGCGAGGAGAAAGTGGTGA